Genomic window ([Empedobacter] haloabium):
CGCAGGCGGCCAACCTGACGCAGCCCGCCGCCTCGAAACTGCTGGCGGAGCTGGAGTACTCCCTGAATGTGCAGCTGTTCGAACGCCTGCCGCGCGGCGTGCAGCCCACCTGGTATGGCGAGGTGATGATCCGCCGCGCCGGCGCCGCGCTGGCGGAGATGGATGCCGGCTACCAGGAAGTGATGGAACTGCTGGCAGGGATCGCCGGTACGGTGGCCGTGGGCGCCGTGCTGACGCCGTCGGCCAGCCTGCTGCCGGACGCGATCAAGCTGCTGAAAACCCGGCATGAGCGGGTCAAGGTGTCCGTCACCGTCGATACCAGCAAGCTGCTGACGGAAAAGCTGCGCGCCGGCGAGCTCGACCTGGTGATCGGGCGCGTGCTCGACTCCGAGTCGGCCGCCGAGCTGCAGTTCGAACCCGTCACCGACGAGCCGCACAGCCTGATCGCCGGCGCCGGCCACCCGCTGGCCGGCCGCGCCACGCTCGCCCTGGAGGAACTGGCCAATGAACCGTGGATCATGCCGCCGGCCGGCAGCATCCTGCGCGACCGGCTGACGGCGCTGTTCCTGTCGCACGGGCTGGAACCGCCGGCCGAAACGGTGGAGTCGCTGGCGCTGCCCGTCATCGCCAACCTGCTGATCGGCAGCCGCATGATCGTCGCGCTGCCGGAAGAACTGGTGCGGCCCTACCTGGACATGGGCCTGTTGACGATCCTGCCGTACGACCTGGGCCTGCGCATGGACCTGTATGGTATCGTCACACGCAAGCAGCACCGCCTGGCCCCCGGCGCGCAAGCCATGCTGGCGGCCCTGCGCGAGGTGGCGGCGCTGCGCTATCCCCGGTGACTCGCGCCAGGAGACCGCGCTTTGAAGGCCAGCAAACGATTCCGCACCCCCGCCCAACCGAACCTGAAGGATGCCGACGCCGGCGCCGCGCCGCTGTGTGCGGCGGACGATCCGAAACGCGACAAGGCCGAGGCCAAGCGG
Coding sequences:
- a CDS encoding LysR substrate-binding domain-containing protein; translation: MPDIHSDRFVRSHLKMRQLVLLVELGRHGSILHAAQAANLTQPAASKLLAELEYSLNVQLFERLPRGVQPTWYGEVMIRRAGAALAEMDAGYQEVMELLAGIAGTVAVGAVLTPSASLLPDAIKLLKTRHERVKVSVTVDTSKLLTEKLRAGELDLVIGRVLDSESAAELQFEPVTDEPHSLIAGAGHPLAGRATLALEELANEPWIMPPAGSILRDRLTALFLSHGLEPPAETVESLALPVIANLLIGSRMIVALPEELVRPYLDMGLLTILPYDLGLRMDLYGIVTRKQHRLAPGAQAMLAALREVAALRYPR